cttccgctgccttgactttcactgcctgtactctcagcgccattcaaatgttcctcgtagtgctgcttccaccttccaatcaccacacgttcgtccgtcaagatgcccccatccttatccctgcacatttcggctagcggcacgaagcctttgcgggatgcgttgagcttctggtagaacttgtgtgtttcttgagaacggcacagctgttccatctcctcgcactccgcttcttccaggcggcgtttcttctcctgaaaaaggcgggtctgctgtctccgcttccgtctataacgttacacgttctgccgggtaccttactgcagcgcgaccgcccgcgctgcgtccttctcctccagaatctgtctgcactcttcgtcgaaccaatcgttccgtcgacttcgtcccatatacccgacgttgttgtCTCAATTATAGATTGAATATAAAATGTTAAGTATATTTACcataatttttggtattttcaCTAACGTTCTGCATCAAAGATTAAACGCTActaatcaacatgaaattctttcATTTCAGGATGTGCCCAAATCACGTGCATCAATGTGAATCCAGGTTTAGAGCCACCTCGGCGATTACTGCTGCAATATCTGGACCTCACTGATTGCGCTTCGATTTCGGACTCTGGGCTTAAAATAATCGCCCGAAACTGTCCGCTATTAGTCTACCTTTACTTACGGCGCTGTATCCAGATAACAGGTAACACGGTGTGATACATTAATCATTTAAAAACAGTTGATacatgaaattgttttttttttctcagatgCTGGTCTCAAATTCATCCCAAACTTTTGCATAGCTCTTCGAGAGCTGAGCGTTTCGGACTGTACGAACATCACCGATTTTGGACTGTACGAGCTCGCTAAGCTTGGTGCTACACTACGGTATCTTTCGGTCGCTAAATGCGACCAAGTTTCCGACGCAGGACTGAAGGTCATAGCCCGACGGTGCTACAAGATGCGCTATTTGAACGCCCGAGGTTGCGAAGCGGTTAGTGACGATTCGATTAACGTGCTTGCCCGGTCATGTCCACGGCTGCGAGCCCTGGATATTGGGAAGTGTGACGTCAGCGACGCTGGACTTAGGGCCTTGGCCGAGAGCTGTCCCAATTTGAAGAAACTTAGCTTACGAAATTGTGATATGATAACCGATCGAGGTATCCAGTGCATTGCGTACTACTGCCGGGGTCTGCAGCAGCTGAACATCCAGGATTGCCAAATATCCGTCGAAGGATACAGAGCGGTCAAGAAATACTGTAAACGATGCGTTATTGAGCATACGAATCCGGGATTTTGCTAGCGATTGTTGAATGTACAGGCTAAGTGCTCTCTTTTTACGTGTTTTAAACATACAAACTGTGTAGCAAATTGTTTTAGAAATTTCGAATTTTGATTTAAAGTTTTGCCAAAAAACACgagcagaaatttgttgataACTTTATTTAATTAGGGGAATATTTTATATTATGTTTTGTAATAAAAATATACTGTACACTAACGAcgtaatataatttttttttatatttttgccttgacctttcaaatattttgtatagactttatttatataaaatgtagagcaaataaaatgtatttattTTACGAAACTTTTCTTTATTGTCTGTGTACTTTTGTTTGTATCTTTGCGAAAAGTTTGGGTAAATCCGGGTGTTGAAATAAAGGTTCGGTACGAGCGGAAATCACACCATTTCAAAGATAAAAGTCTTATTTATGATTTatagaaattatttatttatatttatagaaATTCGAAATGTGCTTCAGTTATTGACATCCCGGTGAAATTTGCAACTTTCTGAAATTAAAATACTCTTTGTCCAAAACTTGCAAGTGCAACTTATTTTGGAAcctcaaatgtacacattttggacacccccaataAAGTCTCTCTGGAATTATCCATTCGCTCTGGTCAATTTGCTGAAGCAAAGCATTATCTTTTGATTGGCATACATAAATAAGATACATAATGTTGCGATAGTTGAATGATAAAAGGAATACGCGATTCACCAACGATTTATATACTTTATTACAAAAGTTACAATTATAAAAACGTGTCGAGTCCCTTGCTATCGCAAACaatcttctccttcttcctttctgtcATTCCACTGACATCACCGCTAGCATCTGTCGCACTGACACCTGTCAGTCGATGAGCCACCCTTGTGGCGAAGTCAGTGGGCAGCCTCCTAACACCTCCCCCCTTCTAGAACAGTTGATAAGGTTCATACCTCACGGGTGGTCTACGAATCCTCGTAGACTGACGAGTGGAAATCGGTGGTTTTCTTATGTTACTTGAGGGATGGTGCTGCTTTTGAGATTCAGAGCGCTGCTGATGTTCTGGAGGAACACCTTCAGTAGTCTCCTGTTGGTACTCCGGATCCGTTGTTGTATTAAGACCGCAACCATCCAGCAGAATATCCAGAGGCACCCCAATGTCTTCTGATGTTTGCGAATGCTTCGGTCCATCGGATTGATGACGTGTTCTCAATTGGTTACAATGTGATCTGATGAGCTGCTGTTTCGTTTCCAACCACACGTTGTACATTACTTCTCCTAGACGCTCCACAACTGATCCAGCTTCCCAGGTCCATTTGTTGTTCCGGAATACTTTAGCCCAGATAAGGTCGTGCGGACTGCAAGTTCTTGACTTTGTGCCATGCTTTCGGTTGTATTGGTCTTCTTGCTTAGGATGCTTGTTCGTATAGAATTGCGAAGGTGGACGTAAAAAGTCTAGTGATGTTCGGACAGGCCTACCTACTAATAACTCTGCAGGAGATTTTCCATCCGGTGCACTGCGGCATGGTGTCGATCGATAACATTGGAGGAAAATGTCGATGGCTTCATCTAATGCTTCTCCTGCCGTTATTTTCTTGAGCGACCTTTTAAAAGTATTAACAAACCTTTCCGCGAGGCCGTTCGACTGCGGATGAAATGGAGCCGTTTTGAGGTGGAGAATAGCATTTTTGTTACAGTATGATTGGAAAGCTTCGCTGGTAAACTTTGTACCATTATCCGATACCAGTGTTTCAGGAGCTCCAAATCTAGCAAAAATTCCTCGAAGCATGCGCACTGTCGCTGCCGTGGTAATGTCCTTGGTGCGTATTACCTCTGGTTACTTGCTAAACGAATCCACCAGAATTAAGTAGTACCACCCTTCTAGCGGACCGGCATAGTCCACATGTACACGCTGCCATGGTTTCTCAGGAGCTGGCCAGGATTTGAGAATTGTCTTCCGATCGGTTTTTGCTACGATCGAACAATCGATGCAGGTTTGCACAAGTTTAGCGATGTCTTCGTCGATGTGAGGCCAGTATACGTACTGTCTTGAAATAGATCGCATTCGTTCCACGCCCGGGTAACTGTTTGAGTACTCGTTTACGGAATTTCGGTGGAATTACTAATCGTTCCCCGTACATTAAACAATTGTCTACTATAGTGAGCGAATCACGCCGTAGATAATACTGTTGAATTTGGAGATCTGACAGATCCTTTTTCTTCGAAGGCCAACTTGTGTTGACGAACCGAATAACTTGTTGAAGTGTGTCATCGGTTTTAGTTTCCGCTTGCACCATCTTGAACGATAGCGGAAATATATCAGATTCGCTAATTACCTTTCTGATCGAGCTTTCCATTTCGAGATTGGCGATTACGATCTCCTCATCTGGGCGAATATGACGGTTTATTAATCTGGACAAAACATCAGCGTACCcgaaattttccgttgaaatataACGAATATCAAAATCATACAGGAGTAACGTCAATGCCCATCTTTGAAGCCGATTTGCCGTGTACGTTGGAATTCCCTTCTTCGATCCGAAAATAGACAATAGCGGCTTGTGATCAGTTTCGAGGATAAACTTCCGACCGAAAAGCATTCGATGGAACCGGGTCACTGCAAAGATAAGAGCCAAGCCTTCCTTTTCCACTTGACTATAATTCCATTCAGCTGCCGTTAAACTACGGGATACGTGGTATACAGCTTTAACCGTCCCGTCCGGAAATTGATGCGCAATTCGGGCTCCCAACCCAAATGCGGATGCGTCCGCCGAAACAATGATGCCCAAATTTGGATTGTAATGGGTCAGTAGTAACGGCGACTGGAGTATCTCCCGAAACCGATCGAACGATGCTTGACATGCTGGTGACCATTCAAAGTTTGCTCCGGCTTTTAACAGCTGATCCATAGGGTGTCGTAGAGTGCGCATCTCTTTGAcatatttgccataataatttatgGCACCTAAGTAGGAACGAAGCGAAGATACATCGTGTGGAGGAGGCATACTAACGATAGCTGAAATTTTCCCTGGATCTGGCCTAATTCCACTACCGTCTAAAATTTGTCCTAGGTGCTTGACTTGCTGCATTCCAAAGCTGCACTTCTCGATGCGCACGGTGAACCCGTACTTTTTGAGACGCTGGAGGGTACGTTGCAAGTTTCGCTGATGCTCTTCTTCGTTGCGGCCGCCCACAAGGATGTCATCCAAGTAACCAACGGTATACTCGAGGTCGGCTAGCATAGTGTCCATTAATTGTTGGAAAGCACCCGGGGCAGACTTGATGCCAGGTGACAAGCGTGTATACTGGAAGAGGCCTTTATGGGTGTTGATGGTCAGGAGAGGTTGGCAGGATTGATCCACCTCTACTTGGAGGTAAGCATCGGATAAGTCCACATGACTAAAAATCCGACAGTTGGCCATCTTTGCAAAAATATCCTCGGGCAATGGCAACGGATATTGGTTTGGCTCGAGAACACTGTTATGGCCGGTAGAATAATCAGCGCAGATACGAACGGTTCCGTTTGGTTTTCGTACCTCGACGATTGGTGCCGTGTGGTCGATAAAATCCACTTTCTTCAATCTACATAAGATCTGTAAACGGATCAGTTCGTTTTCTACTACTTGCTTCATGGAGTATGGCACCGGTCGTTTCGGCCTGAACACCGGTTTCGGATCTCCTTTGAGAACCAGCTTGACCGGGGACTTGTTACAGAGTCCCATCTCATTCGTAAATACTTCTGCACACTGTGTTTGAAGTGAAACGATTCGCTGATTGGCTTATATTGTTATTTGGTTGCAGGGATGATCCCATAAACCAAATATATCCATCCAGTCAATGCCTAAAATGTCGAGGTTGACGTTAGGAGATGCTATGAAGCACTTACCCTCGCTGGTGGTGCCGTTGAAGGTAATGTTGCACTCCAATTCAGCCATTAAGTGCAGTGGCTCTCCGGATGCTGTCCTGGCAGTGCACTCTACTGATTTTGCTTTTGGTTGGCCGATTTTAATCCACGATTGGTGTGAAATAATGGAGATGTCGGATCCTGTGTCCAACTGCAGACGAAGAGGAACATTGTTGATTTGGAGTTCGACAAATTTACGACGATTACCGATGGTCCTAACTGACACAGCTTTTGCCGATGGTTGATGTCTTCTCTTGTTAAATTTGTCTGGATGATTGCTTGCAGTATGGCTTGTTTTCGACGAGAAGCATGCACAATACCCTTCACGGTGTCCGTGTCTCCCGCAATTGTTGCACCGATGGTCACGAAACCGACAATCTTTATTGAAGTGCATCCCGCCGCAGGACCAGCATGGCGTTTTTGGCTGATCGCGGTTATTGCTGCTATCCGAAGGCGATCGATGTTTTGGTTTCTTTCGCTTGGAGAATGCGACCGCATTGACCGCCGAAGAGCAGCTTTCCACCAACACTGTATCCTGCTTGAGATTGACCAAGCTGTTACATTGCTCCACAACTTGCTGCAGGGTGAGCTCCGCAGATTCGTTCAGCTTGTTGATAAGCCGCATCCGGATTTCTGATTCCTGCTTGGATTTGAGGCCACAGACGTAGATGAGGCACTTAAATTGTTCCTCCGTCAACTCCGACAGCTTGAAATCAACGCATGCCTTGTTTACCTTGCAAGAATACGCCAATTAGTCATCAAAGTCCTCCTTGGTGGTCTGCAAACAGTTGTATCGCCTCCGGAACATTTATATTGTTGCTCCAAATAACGATTTTAACTTGTCCACAGTTTCTTCGAAGGTGAACTCCCGGGCAAGCTTCGGAAGAATGAAGCTGTTGTACCGCTCATGGTCTGGTGGGCCTAATTTCCGTAGGAGTAGTCGGACTTTTGCCGCGTCATCCAGCTTGCTGGCATCTTTGTCGAACAAGTCGATGTATCGGGAGAACCATGCATCAAAAGTGTGCGCATTGACCTTGTCGTAGATGAATTCCGCCATGTTGCTTGATAGGGAATCCAGTACTGATTCATCTCGGGACAATTTGTTGACTGCAACCTGCGTGGCGGCCAACTGTTGGGCTATTTGTCTCATCAAGACTTGCTGGTTATTCAGGATTTGTACAACAGCCTCTGTAAGATTGTTGGGCTGCGGTTGCCCTCCTGACGCTTGACCTGCATTGTTCTCCGTCATTGCACTTATTCCACTGTCTCTGAATCCACAAAAACGCCTTATTTTGGGACGAACGCGCAATTTGTTTTTCTCGCGCGAAACTCCAATACCTCGTCGCCACTGTTGCGATATTTGAATGATAAAAGGAATACGCGATTCACGAACGATTTAAAATATACTTTATTACAAAAGTTACAATTATAAAAACGTGTCGAGTCCCTTGCTATCGCAAACaatcttctccttcttcctttctgtcATTCCACTGACATCACCGCTAGCATCTGTCAGTCGACACCTGTCAGTCGATGAGCTACCCTTGTGGCGAAGTCAGTGGGCAGCCTCCCAACACATTAGATAATTGCTGGCATTCTAAATTCCAACATGAACTTATGGTGTacattttgagattctgaatatCGTTAGTTTTGCAAATGAAAAAGTTAAACAAACTCAGAACAACATTATTCACTTGAAGCCAACGATGGCAGCggcataaaagatattttagttactagataaagattgtcgcttcggttccctttgttctgctgtccgaaacatgtgtggtatcaaactgtcaaatcgtatgtatttttccttcattgacatagactaacgcaaaatgaactcctccaaaaattatgACATAGACTAatgcaaaatgaactcccccaagaaattatgacgtttgagcgggtcgcataatgaacgcaaaatgaacttttgttcgactggacgacccgctcaaatgtcaaaatccattaggtgagtgaatttgatgaactcctgcgaAGGTCTATTTGAGCGGGttacataatgaacgcaaaatgaacttttgttcgagaagacgacccgctcaaatgtcaaaacccatcgggtgagtgaatttgatgaactcctgcacaggtctattgacatcctattgtttagtccatcgccagatcgtagccaggatgtcccgggctataatttttttttatactacgtttcaatgatgacagcgggctatgtttacacacaaaaaaaaatcgttggtgaaattaaaagaaacgttggtaaaatcaagaaaatcagttagtgattttcagtagaaagtatagaaCTGTTAAATTCACCaatgcaaaaaatgtcacttcagTAAGAACTTCGATAAGAGTCAACCTTTCGAAATGACATTTTTCTCTTAAaactaaatgtgtattttacatttGAATTCACTACACACTTAAAAGCTAAATTTGATTTCGGCAATAGAAAGAGACGAACTTGGTCGGTAAATTACTATATTACTGATATATCGTCAAAGTTTGACATTTCATATTGTTTTTCTAAACTCTTGTTGCCGAAATTCAGCTAAGAACATTGATCACCGAAAGTCGATAATCTATTTTGCGATCAGAATCGGCGAATTAATATATTTGCCGCGATTCGGAAAAGTGTGAAATGTCAAAATCGAAGTTGTCTTGAGTacgcaaaaaaagaaaaagtaaatTCAACAACGTGTTTGCTTGCTGACAAATTGCATTCTGTGTAAATAAGTTTTTGAATATTATCTATGCGATTGATGCATATAATAATTTAATCTCTTTTGTAGTGAAATCGgcataatattttttcagcggCTTTTTGCGATAATGAGTGTTATTCAACAAAGCAAAAATAAGGCACCACCATTGAGATATTGTGCATTGGAGTCTCCGGTTGTACGTGAGAATCGAGATTCTGAGACGAAGAGATTAATTTTTCGATCTAAGGTGTTTCCGACAAGTGAATGCTTGTGTTATCCATTactttatataaacataatgttGCGCAATGAACGTGAATGAACTATCAagcaatatattttgaaaacacTCACTGGAatgcat
The nucleotide sequence above comes from Armigeres subalbatus isolate Guangzhou_Male chromosome 3, GZ_Asu_2, whole genome shotgun sequence. Encoded proteins:
- the LOC134222146 gene encoding uncharacterized protein K02A2.6-like — translated: MRLINKLNESAELTLQQVVEQCNSLVNLKQDTVLVESCSSAVNAVAFSKRKKPKHRSPSDSSNNRDQPKTPCWSCGGMHFNKDCRFRDHRCNNCGRHGHREGYCACFSSKTSHTASNHPDKFNKRRHQPSAKAVSVRTIGNRRKFVELQINNVPLRLQLDTGSDISIISHQSWIKIGQPKAKSVECTARTASGEPLHLMAELECNITFNGTTSEANQRIVSLQTQCAEVFTNEMGLCNKSPVKLVLKGDPKPVFRPKRPVPYSMKQVVENELIRLQILCRLKKVDFIDHTAPIVEVRKPNGTVRICADYSTGHNSVLEPNQYPLPLPEDIFAKMANCRIFSHVDLSDAYLQVEVDQSCQPLLTINTHKGLFQYTRLSPGIKSAPGAFQQLMDTMLADLEYTVGYLDDILVGGRNEEEHQRNLQRTLQRLKKYGFTVRIEKCSFGMQQVKHLGQILDGSGIRPDPGKISAIVSMPPPHDVSSLRSYLGAINYYGKYVKEMRTLRHPMDQLLKAGANFEWSPACQASFDRFREILQSPLLLTHYNPNLGIIVSADASAFGLGARIAHQFPDGTVKAVYHVSRSLTAAEWNYSQVEKEGLALIFAVTRFHRMLFGRKFILETDHKPLLSIFGSKKGIPTYTANRLQRWALTLLLYDFDIRYISTENFGYADVLSRLINRHIRPDEEIVIANLEMESSIRKVISESDIFPLSFKMVQAETKTDDTLQQVIRFVNTSWPSKKKDLSDLQIQQYYLRRDSLTIVDNCLMYGERLVIPPKFRKRVLKQLPGRGTNAIYFKTSNGLAERFVNTFKRSLKKITAGEALDEAIDIFLQCYRSTPCRSAPDGKSPAELLVGRPVRTSLDFLRPPSQFYTNKHPKQEDQYNRKHGTKSRTCSPHDLIWAKVFRNNKWTWEAGSVVERLGEVMYNVWLETKQQLIRSHCNQLRTRHQSDGPKHSQTSEDIGVPLDILLDGCGLNTTTDPEYQQETTEGVPPEHQQRSESQKQHHPSSNIRKPPISTRQSTRIRRPPVRYEPYQLF